From a single Mesorhizobium shangrilense genomic region:
- a CDS encoding amidase: MSDLTHLTISQARAKLRAKEITATEITEAYLAAIDRANPALNAYVAVTGDKARDMARASDAKLAKGEGGALEGIPLGIKDLFGTEGVHTQACSHVLDGFKPRYESTVTANLWADGAVMLGKLNMDEFAMGSSNETSYYGPVINPWRRSRTDTVVMPVTHQGDGGFVSAGGTKTTRTLDNAQLVPGGSSGGSASAVSAFLCAGATATDTGGSIRQPAAFTGTVGIKPTYGRCSRWGIVAFASSLDQAGPIARDVRDAAIMLKSMASVDSKDTTSVDRPVPDYEAAIGKPIRGMKVGIPKEYRVDGMPEEIEALWQKGIAWLKDAGAEIVDISLPHTKYALPAYYIVAPAEASSNLARYDGVRYGLRVPGKDIVDMYEKTRAAGFGREVKRRIMIGTYVLSAGYYDAYYLQAQKVRNLIKRDFENVFAAGVDVILTPATPSAAFGVADEDMASDPVKMYLNDIFTVTVNMAGLPGISVPAGLDPKGLPLGLQIIGRPFDEETLFQTAQVIEQAAGTFQPEKWW, translated from the coding sequence ATGAGCGACCTGACCCATCTGACGATTTCGCAGGCCCGCGCCAAGCTGCGTGCCAAGGAAATCACCGCGACCGAGATCACCGAGGCGTATCTGGCGGCGATCGATCGCGCCAACCCTGCGCTCAATGCCTATGTCGCGGTGACCGGTGACAAGGCCCGCGACATGGCCAGGGCATCCGACGCGAAGCTCGCCAAGGGCGAGGGCGGCGCCCTGGAGGGCATTCCGCTCGGGATCAAGGATCTGTTCGGCACCGAAGGTGTCCACACCCAGGCCTGTAGCCACGTTCTCGACGGTTTCAAGCCGCGTTATGAATCGACCGTCACCGCCAATCTCTGGGCCGACGGTGCGGTCATGCTGGGCAAGCTCAACATGGACGAGTTCGCCATGGGCTCGTCCAACGAGACATCCTACTATGGCCCTGTCATCAATCCGTGGCGGCGTTCGCGCACGGACACGGTGGTGATGCCGGTCACGCATCAGGGCGATGGCGGCTTCGTCTCGGCGGGCGGCACAAAGACCACGCGCACGCTGGACAATGCGCAACTGGTTCCCGGTGGTTCGTCCGGCGGCTCGGCTTCGGCGGTCTCCGCCTTCCTGTGCGCCGGCGCCACCGCCACCGACACCGGCGGTTCGATCCGCCAGCCCGCCGCCTTTACCGGCACGGTTGGCATCAAGCCGACCTATGGCCGCTGCTCGCGCTGGGGCATCGTCGCCTTCGCCTCGTCGCTCGACCAGGCCGGGCCGATCGCACGCGACGTGCGCGACGCGGCGATCATGCTCAAGTCGATGGCTTCAGTCGATTCGAAGGACACCACTTCGGTCGACCGGCCGGTGCCGGACTATGAGGCTGCGATCGGCAAGCCGATCAGGGGCATGAAGGTCGGCATTCCCAAGGAATACCGTGTCGACGGCATGCCCGAAGAGATCGAGGCGCTGTGGCAGAAGGGCATTGCCTGGCTGAAGGACGCCGGCGCCGAGATCGTCGATATTTCGCTTCCACATACGAAATACGCACTGCCGGCCTACTACATCGTGGCGCCTGCGGAAGCCTCGTCAAACCTCGCCCGCTACGACGGCGTCCGCTATGGATTGCGCGTGCCCGGCAAGGACATCGTCGACATGTACGAGAAGACCCGCGCCGCCGGTTTCGGCCGCGAGGTCAAGCGCCGTATCATGATCGGCACCTATGTGCTGTCGGCCGGCTATTACGACGCCTACTATCTGCAGGCACAGAAGGTGCGGAACCTGATCAAGCGTGATTTCGAGAATGTGTTCGCCGCCGGTGTCGATGTCATCCTGACCCCGGCGACGCCGTCGGCGGCATTTGGCGTCGCTGACGAGGACATGGCATCGGATCCGGTGAAAATGTATCTCAACGATATTTTCACGGTGACCGTGAACATGGCAGGCCTGCCCGGCATCTCCGTGCCCGCCGGGCTCGATCCCAAGGGCTTGCCGCTTGGGCTTCAGATCATCGGCCGGCCTTTCGATGAGGAAACGCTGTTCCAAACCGCTCAGGTCATCGAGCAGGCGGCGGGGACGTTCCAGCCGGAGAAGTGGTGGTAG
- a CDS encoding dihydroorotase has product MSTTVFERARIVDPSRGLDEVGTVIVDGRKIAAAGKAALNQGAPEGATIIDCSGKAIIPGLVDGRVFIGEPGGEHRETIASASVAAAAGGVTSIVMMPDTDPVIDNVALVEFVLRTAKDTASVNIFPAAAITKGLDGRDMTEFGLLREAGAVAFTDGRHTIASALVMRRALTYARDFGAMIVHETQDAALASAGVMNEGLYASWLGLAGIPREAESIPLERDLALARLTRGSYHAAKISTAMAAASMARAKADGASVTSGVSIHNLSLNENDVGEYRTFFRLTPPLRAEEDRLAMIEAVRDGTIDIIVSSHDPQDVDTKRLPFADAAAGAIGLETLLGAALRLYHNDDVTLLRLVETLSTAPAKLFGLPGGTLKPGASADLAVVDLNEPWIVSERGIRSRSKNTCFEGARLQGRVLQTMVAGRTIFSA; this is encoded by the coding sequence ATGAGCACGACAGTCTTTGAGCGCGCTCGTATCGTCGACCCTTCGCGCGGTCTCGACGAAGTTGGCACCGTCATCGTCGATGGGCGCAAGATCGCCGCTGCAGGCAAGGCAGCGTTGAACCAGGGCGCTCCGGAAGGTGCGACCATCATCGATTGCTCCGGCAAGGCGATCATCCCTGGTCTTGTCGACGGGCGCGTTTTCATCGGCGAACCGGGTGGGGAGCATCGCGAAACCATCGCTTCCGCCAGCGTTGCCGCGGCCGCCGGCGGCGTAACGTCTATCGTCATGATGCCCGACACCGATCCGGTGATCGACAATGTCGCGCTGGTCGAATTCGTGCTGCGCACCGCCAAGGACACCGCAAGCGTCAACATCTTCCCCGCCGCGGCGATCACCAAGGGTCTCGACGGGCGCGATATGACCGAGTTCGGCCTGCTGCGGGAGGCCGGCGCCGTCGCCTTCACCGACGGGCGACACACCATCGCCAGTGCATTGGTGATGCGCCGGGCGCTCACCTATGCGCGCGATTTCGGCGCCATGATCGTGCATGAAACGCAGGATGCCGCCCTCGCCTCGGCCGGCGTGATGAATGAAGGCCTTTATGCGAGCTGGCTCGGCCTTGCCGGCATTCCGCGTGAAGCCGAATCCATCCCGCTGGAGCGCGACCTTGCGCTCGCTCGGTTGACGCGCGGCTCATATCACGCGGCCAAGATCTCTACGGCGATGGCCGCTGCCTCGATGGCGCGCGCGAAAGCCGACGGCGCCAGTGTCACATCGGGCGTGTCGATCCACAATCTGTCGCTCAACGAGAACGATGTCGGTGAATACCGCACTTTCTTCCGCCTGACGCCGCCGCTGCGCGCCGAAGAGGATAGGCTGGCGATGATCGAGGCAGTCAGGGACGGCACGATTGACATCATTGTCTCCTCGCATGACCCGCAGGATGTCGACACCAAGCGCCTGCCTTTCGCCGACGCCGCGGCCGGCGCCATCGGGCTCGAAACGCTGCTGGGCGCGGCACTGCGACTCTACCACAATGATGACGTCACCTTGCTCAGGCTGGTCGAGACGCTGTCCACCGCGCCAGCAAAGCTGTTTGGCCTACCCGGCGGGACGCTCAAGCCGGGAGCATCGGCTGATCTTGCTGTTGTCGACCTGAACGAGCCGTGGATTGTTAGCGAACGCGGCATTCGCTCGCGCTCGAAAAACACCTGCTTCGAGGGCGCGCGGCTGCAAGGCAGGGTCTTGCAAACGATGGTTGCGGGCCGCACAATATTTTCGGCCTAG
- the ruvX gene encoding Holliday junction resolvase RuvX has translation MSIITIEELPARLGGGKTLAGLDLGDKTIGVAISDRGFSFAHPRPVIMRKKFSLDAAVLLDVLHKENAGAIVLGLPINMDGSEGPRAQKSRAFVRNMAGMTDLPFVLWDERLSTVAAERTLIEMDFSRRKRAGKIDSAAAAFILQGVLDRLQSLDAAARTELGPPTAS, from the coding sequence TTGAGCATCATCACGATCGAGGAATTGCCGGCACGGCTCGGCGGTGGCAAGACCTTGGCCGGTCTTGATCTGGGCGACAAGACGATCGGCGTTGCGATTTCAGACCGGGGCTTCTCCTTTGCCCATCCACGCCCGGTGATCATGCGCAAGAAGTTCTCCTTGGATGCCGCGGTGTTGCTCGATGTGCTTCACAAGGAGAATGCCGGCGCCATCGTGCTTGGCCTGCCCATCAACATGGACGGATCGGAAGGCCCCCGCGCCCAGAAATCCCGCGCCTTTGTGCGCAACATGGCTGGCATGACCGACCTGCCATTCGTTCTGTGGGATGAGCGGCTGTCGACGGTCGCGGCCGAAAGGACGCTGATCGAGATGGATTTTTCACGCAGGAAACGCGCCGGCAAGATCGATTCGGCGGCGGCTGCCTTTATCCTGCAGGGTGTTCTCGACCGCCTTCAGTCGCTTGATGCAGCCGCTCGGACGGAACTGGGCCCGCCCACTGCCTCTTGA
- the gatC gene encoding Asp-tRNA(Asn)/Glu-tRNA(Gln) amidotransferase subunit GatC: protein MSVDLQTVKRVARLARIAVSEEDAERMTGELNAILGFVEQLNEVDVSGVEPMTSVTPMEMKKRQDVVTDGGKAADIVANAPATEENFFLVPKVVE, encoded by the coding sequence ATGTCCGTTGATCTTCAGACAGTGAAGCGCGTCGCGCGTCTCGCCCGCATCGCGGTGAGCGAGGAGGACGCGGAGCGCATGACCGGCGAATTGAACGCCATTCTGGGCTTCGTCGAGCAATTGAACGAGGTCGACGTCTCCGGTGTCGAACCGATGACATCGGTCACGCCGATGGAGATGAAGAAGCGCCAGGACGTTGTCACCGACGGCGGCAAGGCTGCCGACATCGTTGCCAACGCGCCGGCGACGGAAGAGAATTTCTTCCTGGTTCCCAAGGTGGTGGAGTAG
- a CDS encoding metal-dependent hydrolase, with amino-acid sequence MKLTWYGHSAFRIETAGAKILIDPYLIGNPSWTGGWEEPAEGITHVLLTHGHSDHISGAVEVLNKSGAQLVANFEICMYLVGKGVNGQKINPGNIGGTVDCGAFTTTFVQALHSSSFGEEGGKNVYLGNPGGLVLHFPEDETLYHMGDTDIFSDMALINELHEPKIGIVPIGDRFTMGGAVAALACRRFLKFDTVIPCHFGTFPMIDPTAEKFVAGMDGSGAKVALPKIGETIII; translated from the coding sequence ATGAAGCTCACCTGGTATGGCCATTCCGCATTCCGCATCGAAACCGCTGGGGCGAAAATCCTCATCGATCCCTATCTGATCGGCAATCCATCGTGGACGGGCGGCTGGGAAGAACCGGCGGAAGGGATCACGCATGTCCTGCTGACCCACGGCCACAGCGATCACATCAGCGGCGCGGTGGAAGTGCTCAACAAGAGTGGCGCCCAGCTCGTCGCCAATTTCGAGATCTGCATGTACCTGGTCGGCAAGGGCGTCAACGGCCAGAAGATCAATCCCGGCAATATTGGCGGCACAGTTGACTGCGGCGCTTTCACCACGACTTTCGTCCAGGCGCTGCACTCATCCTCGTTTGGCGAAGAGGGTGGCAAGAATGTCTATCTCGGCAACCCGGGTGGGCTTGTCCTGCATTTTCCGGAGGACGAGACGCTCTACCACATGGGCGACACGGACATCTTTTCCGACATGGCGCTCATCAACGAACTGCACGAACCCAAGATCGGCATCGTGCCGATCGGGGACCGGTTTACCATGGGCGGCGCGGTGGCAGCGCTCGCCTGCCGGCGCTTCTTGAAGTTCGACACGGTCATTCCCTGCCATTTCGGCACGTTTCCGATGATCGATCCCACCGCCGAAAAGTTCGTGGCCGGCATGGACGGATCGGGCGCCAAGGTGGCTTTGCCGAAGATCGGCGAGACGATCATCATCTGA
- a CDS encoding YdcF family protein, translating to MFFHLSKIFWFFIQPLNLSIFLLLAGMVAVTFGRRRLAVTGSVLAFLVLALSAWTSLGALMLNPLEQRFPRASLPEKVDGIVVLGGGFEGAINLVRGGYELNAGGDRMVETAVLARRFPEAKIVVSGGSGELILDGEGDATTAPRLLGALGVSADRLILESRSRNTYENAVFTRQMVAPKPGETWLLVTSAFHMPRAKALFDKAGFATVPWPVDYRTSGREGVGLFRDNAADSLQATTMAIREWIGLFAYWLSGRIDEPFPGPGDIG from the coding sequence ATGTTCTTCCACCTTTCCAAGATCTTCTGGTTCTTCATCCAGCCACTGAACCTGTCGATCTTTCTGCTCCTGGCGGGGATGGTCGCGGTCACGTTTGGCCGACGGCGATTGGCAGTCACCGGCAGTGTGCTGGCCTTTCTGGTCCTAGCGCTGTCGGCCTGGACGTCGCTTGGCGCGCTGATGCTGAACCCGCTGGAGCAGCGCTTTCCGCGCGCATCATTGCCCGAAAAGGTCGATGGAATCGTCGTGCTCGGCGGCGGCTTCGAGGGCGCCATCAACCTGGTGCGGGGCGGCTACGAGTTGAACGCCGGCGGCGACCGCATGGTCGAGACGGCTGTGCTGGCGCGGCGCTTCCCCGAGGCGAAGATTGTCGTGTCCGGCGGCAGTGGCGAACTGATCCTGGACGGCGAGGGCGATGCGACCACGGCGCCCCGCCTGCTCGGCGCCCTGGGGGTATCAGCCGATCGGCTGATCCTCGAGAGCAGATCCCGCAACACCTACGAGAATGCCGTCTTCACCCGTCAGATGGTGGCACCGAAACCAGGAGAGACCTGGCTGCTGGTGACCTCCGCCTTCCATATGCCTCGTGCCAAAGCCTTGTTCGACAAAGCCGGCTTTGCGACGGTTCCGTGGCCGGTCGACTACCGCACCTCCGGTCGGGAAGGCGTCGGCTTGTTCCGGGACAATGCCGCCGATTCGCTGCAGGCCACGACCATGGCGATCCGCGAATGGATCGGCCTTTTCGCCTATTGGCTGTCGGGTCGTATCGACGAGCCCTTTCCGGGCCCAGGTGACATTGGTTGA
- a CDS encoding aspartate carbamoyltransferase catalytic subunit, whose amino-acid sequence MTDASSLPLYPHRHLLGIRDLSPADIELLLDRADRAVAISRQSEKKTSTLRGRTQINLFYEASTRTQSSFELAGKRLGADVMNMSVASSSVKKGETLIDTAMTLNAMRPDILIIRHQSAGAAALLAQKVGCSVVNAGDGAHEHPTQALLDALTIRRAKGPLSKLIVAICGDILNSRVARSNIMLLNALGAQVRVVAPSTLLPTGIEKMGVIVTRSMAEGLKGADVVMMLRLQRERMEGALVPSVREYYRYFGLDAEKLKAAKDDAMVMHPGPMNRGVEIASEIADGPQSVIQEQVEMGVAVRMAVMEALLDPRRNQEGSGA is encoded by the coding sequence ATGACTGACGCTTCGTCCCTGCCGCTTTATCCCCACCGCCATCTTCTGGGCATCCGCGATCTTTCCCCCGCCGATATAGAGCTTTTGCTCGATCGCGCGGACCGGGCGGTCGCCATCTCCCGACAGTCGGAAAAGAAGACCTCGACGCTGCGCGGCCGGACGCAGATCAACCTCTTCTACGAAGCCTCCACCCGCACCCAGTCGTCCTTCGAGCTTGCCGGCAAGCGGCTTGGCGCCGACGTCATGAACATGTCGGTGGCCAGCTCTTCGGTGAAGAAGGGCGAAACGCTGATCGACACGGCGATGACGCTGAACGCCATGCGACCGGACATATTGATCATCCGCCACCAATCGGCGGGTGCGGCGGCACTGCTGGCGCAAAAGGTCGGCTGTTCGGTGGTCAATGCCGGCGACGGCGCCCATGAGCACCCGACACAGGCACTGCTTGACGCTCTGACCATCCGCCGCGCCAAAGGCCCGCTTTCGAAACTGATCGTGGCGATCTGCGGCGACATCCTGAATTCGCGCGTGGCACGCTCGAACATCATGCTGCTCAACGCGCTCGGCGCGCAGGTGCGTGTCGTCGCCCCTTCGACGCTTCTGCCCACCGGCATCGAAAAGATGGGCGTCATCGTCACCCGCTCGATGGCGGAAGGCCTCAAGGGCGCCGACGTCGTGATGATGCTGCGCCTGCAGCGCGAACGCATGGAAGGCGCCCTCGTGCCTTCGGTGCGCGAATATTACCGCTATTTCGGGCTCGACGCTGAAAAGCTGAAGGCGGCAAAGGACGACGCGATGGTGATGCATCCCGGCCCGATGAACCGCGGCGTCGAGATCGCCTCTGAAATCGCTGATGGTCCGCAAAGCGTCATCCAGGAACAGGTTGAGATGGGCGTCGCCGTGCGCATGGCGGTGATGGAGGCACTGCTCGACCCTCGCCGCAACCAAGAGGGCAGCGGCGCATGA
- a CDS encoding GNAT family N-acetyltransferase → MAIEIAIETPLQDDVRGLVNELNATLLELTPPEHCCHMTVEQMADKDTTVFIARDNGLAIGCGALKRHDDVVGEVKRMYTRPSHRGQKIGARIVERVEALARDEGLKRLVLETGDRHPAAWTVYERAGFSRCGPVLDYPDSEWSVFYEKSLA, encoded by the coding sequence GTGGCAATCGAGATCGCCATCGAAACGCCGCTGCAGGATGATGTGCGCGGGTTGGTGAACGAACTCAACGCCACGCTGCTCGAACTGACGCCGCCGGAGCACTGCTGTCACATGACCGTCGAGCAGATGGCTGACAAAGACACGACCGTTTTCATCGCTCGCGACAATGGACTTGCCATTGGCTGTGGCGCGTTGAAGCGGCATGATGACGTCGTGGGCGAGGTGAAGCGCATGTACACGCGGCCTTCGCATCGCGGCCAGAAGATAGGCGCGCGGATCGTGGAGCGCGTCGAGGCGCTGGCGCGTGACGAAGGTCTGAAGCGCCTGGTGCTGGAAACCGGCGATCGCCACCCTGCTGCGTGGACCGTCTACGAACGCGCCGGCTTTTCGCGCTGCGGACCGGTGCTGGATTATCCCGATTCCGAGTGGTCGGTGTTTTACGAAAAGAGTCTTGCCTGA
- the plsY gene encoding glycerol-3-phosphate 1-O-acyltransferase PlsY: MTYGPVVALVFGYLLGSIPFGLLITRAAGLGDVREIGSGNIGATNVLRTGNKGLAAATLVLDALKGTVAVLIASHYAPELGLWAGLGAFLGHLFPVWLGFKGGKGVATYLGVLIGLAWQVALIFAVVWLAVAFLFRFSSLAALMAAVVVPIALYFLSTPQIAGLFVVMSIIVFIKHRANISRLLAGTEGKIGAKG; encoded by the coding sequence ATGACCTACGGTCCCGTCGTGGCACTTGTGTTCGGCTATCTGCTTGGCTCGATCCCGTTCGGACTTTTGATTACCCGGGCAGCTGGCCTTGGCGATGTGCGCGAGATTGGCTCGGGCAATATAGGCGCAACCAATGTATTGCGCACCGGCAACAAGGGCCTTGCCGCCGCCACACTGGTGCTCGACGCCCTGAAGGGCACCGTCGCGGTCCTGATCGCCAGTCATTATGCACCGGAGCTAGGCCTGTGGGCTGGCCTCGGCGCATTCCTTGGCCATCTCTTTCCGGTCTGGCTGGGCTTCAAGGGCGGCAAGGGCGTGGCCACATATCTTGGCGTGCTGATCGGCCTCGCCTGGCAGGTGGCACTGATCTTCGCCGTCGTCTGGTTGGCTGTCGCCTTCCTCTTTCGCTTCTCCTCACTGGCGGCGCTCATGGCGGCGGTTGTCGTGCCGATCGCGCTCTATTTTCTCAGCACGCCGCAGATTGCCGGACTGTTCGTGGTCATGAGCATCATCGTCTTCATCAAGCACCGTGCCAACATTTCGCGGCTGCTCGCCGGCACGGAAGGCAAGATCGGAGCCAAGGGGTGA
- a CDS encoding radical SAM protein, producing MGTIKRVASFFRRQRPVFQRLELHVAHGCNLSCESCSHYSNHAHAGIVSLEDADRWMALWSQRVSVTCFSLLGGEPTIHPQLPEFVGLVRRHWPKTQIEIVSNGFFLHRHPTLPAVLAADPDACLFVSIHHDSDEYRERLKPVFDLLERWRRDHGFVARIRPSHKQWTRRYTGFGDGMLPFEDGDPRASWEICPARHCKQLYDGRIWKCAPLAYLPMQKARYRLSEKWNAYLGYRPLEPGCSDAELRTFAALEDEAACGMCPGSERLFELPVPLRQPKSRASTSA from the coding sequence ATGGGGACTATCAAACGAGTAGCGTCGTTCTTCCGTAGACAGCGGCCCGTATTCCAACGGCTCGAACTGCATGTTGCGCATGGCTGCAACCTGTCGTGCGAAAGCTGCTCGCATTACTCCAACCACGCGCACGCCGGTATCGTTTCTCTCGAAGACGCCGACCGCTGGATGGCACTGTGGAGCCAGCGCGTCTCCGTCACGTGCTTCTCCCTGCTGGGCGGTGAACCCACCATCCATCCGCAATTGCCTGAATTCGTCGGGCTGGTGCGGCGGCATTGGCCGAAAACCCAAATCGAGATCGTCAGCAACGGCTTCTTCCTGCACCGCCATCCGACACTGCCCGCTGTCCTGGCCGCGGATCCCGATGCCTGCCTGTTCGTTTCCATCCATCACGATTCCGATGAATATCGCGAACGGCTGAAACCGGTCTTCGACTTGCTGGAGAGATGGCGGCGAGACCACGGTTTTGTCGCCAGGATTCGACCGTCGCACAAGCAATGGACGCGGCGCTACACCGGTTTTGGCGACGGCATGCTGCCATTCGAGGATGGTGACCCACGGGCCAGTTGGGAGATCTGCCCAGCCCGCCACTGCAAGCAGCTGTATGACGGGCGCATCTGGAAATGCGCTCCGCTGGCCTATCTGCCGATGCAGAAGGCCAGATACCGCCTCTCCGAAAAATGGAACGCCTATCTGGGTTATCGGCCGCTGGAGCCCGGCTGCTCCGACGCCGAATTGCGAACCTTTGCCGCGCTGGAGGACGAGGCGGCATGCGGCATGTGTCCGGGCAGCGAGCGGCTGTTCGAATTGCCCGTTCCGCTGCGCCAGCCTAAAAGCCGGGCTAGCACTTCGGCGTAG
- a CDS encoding DNA alkylation response protein, which produces MTDDVTNQPPPLTGGNAWRGDPLLIQLAERFSDSVRKDLDGLGRFVLTQEAQELARLANAETPKLRTHDRQGRRIDLVEFHPAYHALMRRSVANGLHSSIWENGDAEIGRRHQVRAARFYLTAELETGHLCPITMTSASLAALMASPKLFREWAPRVTTRKYDQSQKPPVEKTGLTLGMGMTEKQGGTDVRANVTKAERAGGGFYRLTGHKWFMSAPMSDAFLVLGQAPEGLSCFLVPRVLGDGSGNGFRFQRLKDKLGNRSNASSEVEFVNTIGEMVGEPGAGVKTIMDMVTLTRLDCAVASSALMRAGLAEAVHHTRHRQVFGTNLIEQPLMQRVLADMALDVAAATALSFRLARSFDEAASDRGEAAFARAMTPVVKYWVCKIAPPLLYEAMECLGGNGYVEEAPLARYYREAPVNAIWEGSGNVMALDVLRVLNRAPGLFEDVLAGIDRDLGAGGRGTIGVLKAAMQVAGTDEGSARLLTEQLALSAAAAELRRLGAGRIADAFVETRLAGQWRNTYGMLDSRHDARMIIDTLYPPTN; this is translated from the coding sequence GTGACCGACGACGTGACGAACCAGCCGCCGCCGTTGACGGGCGGGAATGCCTGGCGGGGCGATCCGTTGCTGATCCAGCTTGCCGAGCGCTTTTCCGATTCGGTGCGCAAGGACCTCGATGGCCTCGGCCGCTTCGTGCTGACCCAGGAGGCGCAGGAATTGGCCCGGCTCGCCAATGCCGAGACGCCAAAACTCCGAACCCATGACAGGCAGGGCCGGCGCATCGACCTGGTCGAGTTCCATCCCGCCTACCATGCGCTGATGCGCCGTTCCGTCGCGAACGGGCTGCATTCATCGATCTGGGAAAATGGCGATGCCGAGATCGGCCGCCGCCATCAGGTGCGCGCGGCCCGCTTCTACCTCACCGCCGAGTTGGAGACCGGGCATCTGTGCCCGATCACCATGACCAGCGCGTCGCTGGCGGCGCTGATGGCCAGCCCGAAACTGTTTCGCGAATGGGCGCCCCGTGTCACGACGCGCAAATACGACCAGAGCCAGAAGCCGCCGGTCGAAAAGACCGGCCTGACGCTGGGCATGGGCATGACGGAAAAGCAGGGCGGCACCGATGTGCGCGCCAACGTCACCAAGGCCGAGCGCGCCGGCGGTGGCTTCTATCGCCTGACCGGCCACAAATGGTTCATGTCGGCACCGATGTCGGATGCGTTCCTGGTGCTCGGACAAGCGCCGGAAGGACTCTCGTGCTTCCTTGTTCCCCGTGTTCTTGGCGACGGATCGGGCAACGGCTTCCGCTTCCAGCGGCTGAAGGACAAGCTTGGCAACCGCTCCAACGCCTCTTCGGAAGTCGAATTCGTCAACACCATAGGCGAGATGGTCGGCGAACCGGGCGCAGGCGTGAAGACGATCATGGACATGGTGACGCTGACCCGTCTCGACTGCGCCGTGGCGTCATCGGCGCTCATGCGCGCCGGGCTGGCCGAGGCTGTGCATCACACCCGTCACAGGCAGGTGTTTGGCACCAATCTGATCGAGCAGCCGCTGATGCAGCGGGTGCTTGCCGACATGGCACTCGACGTCGCCGCGGCAACCGCCTTGTCGTTCCGGCTGGCGCGCTCATTCGACGAGGCGGCCAGCGATCGCGGCGAGGCGGCGTTTGCCCGCGCCATGACGCCGGTCGTCAAATACTGGGTCTGCAAGATCGCGCCGCCGCTGCTTTATGAGGCGATGGAGTGCCTGGGGGGCAACGGCTATGTCGAAGAGGCGCCGCTTGCCCGCTATTATCGCGAGGCTCCGGTCAACGCGATCTGGGAAGGATCCGGCAACGTCATGGCGCTCGACGTGCTGCGCGTGCTCAACCGTGCGCCGGGACTGTTCGAGGACGTGCTGGCAGGCATTGATCGTGACCTCGGCGCCGGCGGCCGTGGCACCATCGGCGTGCTCAAGGCCGCGATGCAGGTCGCTGGAACCGATGAGGGCTCGGCCCGGTTGCTCACCGAGCAGCTGGCGCTGTCGGCGGCGGCGGCGGAACTGCGCAGGCTGGGGGCAGGGCGGATCGCCGACGCTTTCGTCGAGACGCGGTTGGCCGGGCAGTGGCGCAACACCTATGGCATGCTCGATTCGCGTCACGATGCGCGCATGATCATCGACACGCTCTATCCGCCAACGAACTAA
- a CDS encoding DUF6105 family protein produces the protein MRYLFALWAAPLILFWGWFFLSLNDINFGYVMLSRQLHDLVFQLYGQMLGIDPAIIPGMVARACIFDGLLLMALWAFRRRRNIAGWVKRQWAGPVPSERLHQATEGGREHPAG, from the coding sequence ATGCGCTATTTGTTCGCGCTGTGGGCGGCCCCCCTCATTTTGTTCTGGGGGTGGTTCTTCCTGTCGCTCAACGACATCAATTTCGGCTATGTCATGTTGAGCCGGCAACTGCATGATCTGGTGTTCCAGCTCTATGGGCAGATGCTGGGTATCGACCCCGCAATCATCCCCGGCATGGTCGCCAGGGCGTGCATTTTCGACGGGTTGTTGCTGATGGCGCTGTGGGCGTTCCGCCGCCGGCGCAACATTGCCGGTTGGGTCAAGAGGCAGTGGGCGGGCCCAGTTCCGTCCGAGCGGCTGCATCAAGCGACTGAAGGCGGTCGAGAACACCCTGCAGGATAA